The bacterium genome segment GAAATAAGTTTTGGTATAGATGTCTCTGCTTGAGGTTTCTTTTCGTCTATTTCTCCGTATATGGAAGAGGACGAAGCAAATACAAGTCTGTTGACTTTATTTTCGCTTGATGCAAGAAGTACATTAAGCGTTCCCGTTACATTCACATCATTGTATGTTAAGGGGTCATCTACTGACTTTGGCACAGACCTTCTTGCAGCTTCGTGAAATACAAAATTTACTCCCTGGGTGATTTTTCTAAGC includes the following:
- a CDS encoding SDR family NAD(P)-dependent oxidoreductase; amino-acid sequence: MDIEKLFQEGFKDKTVLVTGGAGFIGSNIVDRLLEFGAKVKIIDDFSEGREENIQQVMDKIELIRGDIRDLELLRKITQGVNFVFHEAARRSVPKSVDDPLTYNDVNVTGTLNVLLASSENKVNRLVFASSSSIYGEIDEKKPQAETSIPKLIS